One window from the genome of Prosthecobacter sp. SYSU 5D2 encodes:
- a CDS encoding SulP family inorganic anion transporter: MSGPSKPSWWQIARNLTKQGRTWLSDNLADTGLDPLPVRRWLTGYGPKKFKADLKAGTSVALLDIPQGMAYAAIAGLPLQFGTTCSAVAGIVGALFVSSRYTVLGPTNATAFMIFSYFAVDSHLDRIGLMPLLVFMVGTLLLIGSFVKVAELAQYISRAVMVAYVTGAALLIMANQAGNVLGIDTRIEMEDGQMIQPRTFPGIVWQLVSRLTQAHWESVLVAAITAALYWGVRRLRPTWPSLAMALVAASLTGLGMQMMKLDVPTFQDAQFTWLDLLPPFPDFASPRFLSDFSSLFGLAIALAFLATLESSSMGKTLAGLKGQKVDPNQDMFGLGMANLSCAYLSGMPCSGSLTRSALNFASGARTPVSAMVNGVMCLVGALTLGSAVAHVPKASLAVLIICVAVSIINRRHIRICLQATGSDAFTFLFTLAATLMVPLHVAIFTGVGISLMLYLRKASQPSLVEYEFNQEGMLAEAEQTGVRQNPGISIVHVEGELFFGAAELFRTQVQQACSDPNLRIIILRLKNARHMDATSVMAMEDLVKALRADGRDLIISGVMKDIYRVLRDAGMVEVIGKDNLFLASPSNPNLATRNALKRAQQILGTTEAEVKIFFDPGKKKTEE; the protein is encoded by the coding sequence ATGTCCGGCCCGTCCAAGCCCTCCTGGTGGCAGATTGCACGCAATCTGACGAAGCAGGGCCGCACCTGGCTGAGCGACAATCTGGCGGACACGGGGCTGGACCCGCTGCCGGTGCGGCGCTGGCTGACTGGCTATGGACCGAAAAAATTCAAAGCGGATCTGAAGGCGGGGACCTCGGTAGCGCTGCTGGACATTCCGCAGGGGATGGCCTACGCGGCGATCGCGGGTCTGCCGCTGCAATTTGGCACGACCTGCTCGGCGGTGGCGGGGATCGTGGGGGCGCTGTTTGTGAGCTCGCGCTACACGGTTCTGGGGCCGACGAATGCGACGGCCTTCATGATCTTTTCCTATTTTGCGGTGGACTCTCATCTGGACCGGATCGGGCTGATGCCTCTGCTGGTTTTCATGGTGGGGACGCTGCTGCTGATCGGCTCGTTTGTGAAGGTGGCGGAGCTGGCGCAATACATCAGCCGGGCGGTGATGGTGGCGTATGTGACCGGGGCGGCACTGCTGATCATGGCAAACCAGGCGGGGAATGTGCTGGGAATAGATACACGGATTGAAATGGAGGACGGGCAGATGATCCAGCCGAGGACGTTCCCGGGGATTGTGTGGCAACTGGTGAGCCGCCTGACGCAGGCGCACTGGGAAAGCGTGCTGGTGGCAGCCATCACCGCCGCTTTATACTGGGGTGTGCGGAGGCTGCGGCCAACGTGGCCGAGCCTGGCGATGGCGCTGGTGGCGGCGTCCCTGACGGGTCTGGGCATGCAGATGATGAAGCTGGATGTGCCGACCTTTCAGGATGCGCAGTTTACCTGGCTGGACCTGCTGCCCCCCTTCCCTGACTTTGCCTCGCCGAGGTTCCTTTCGGACTTCAGCAGCCTGTTTGGCCTGGCGATTGCGCTAGCCTTCCTGGCGACGCTGGAAAGCTCTTCCATGGGCAAGACGCTGGCGGGGCTGAAGGGGCAGAAGGTGGACCCGAACCAGGATATGTTTGGCCTGGGCATGGCGAACCTGAGTTGTGCCTATTTGAGCGGCATGCCGTGCTCGGGCTCGCTGACACGGAGTGCGCTAAACTTCGCCAGCGGAGCGCGGACGCCAGTGTCTGCGATGGTGAACGGGGTGATGTGCCTGGTCGGCGCCCTGACGTTGGGGAGTGCGGTGGCGCATGTGCCGAAGGCCTCCCTGGCGGTGCTGATCATCTGTGTGGCGGTGTCCATCATCAACCGGCGGCACATCCGCATCTGCCTGCAGGCGACGGGATCAGATGCGTTTACGTTTCTTTTCACTCTGGCGGCCACGCTGATGGTGCCGCTGCATGTGGCGATCTTTACCGGGGTGGGCATCTCGCTGATGCTGTATTTGAGGAAGGCCAGCCAGCCCTCGCTGGTGGAGTATGAATTTAACCAGGAAGGGATGCTGGCGGAGGCGGAGCAGACGGGGGTGAGACAGAACCCGGGCATCTCCATTGTGCATGTGGAAGGAGAGCTGTTCTTTGGGGCGGCGGAGCTGTTCCGCACGCAGGTGCAGCAAGCCTGCTCTGACCCGAACCTGCGCATCATCATCCTGAGGCTGAAGAATGCGCGGCACATGGATGCGACCTCGGTGATGGCGATGGAGGACTTGGTAAAGGCGCTGCGTGCTGACGGTCGTGACCTGATCATCAGCGGGGTGATGAAGGACATCTACCGGGTGCTGCGGGATGCCGGCATGGTGGAGGTGATCGGCAAGGATAACCTGTTCCTGGCCAGTCCGAGCAACCCGAACCTGGCCACAAGGAATGCGCTGAAGCGCGCCCAGCAGATCCTGGGCACGACGGAAGCGGAGGTGAAGATCTTTTTTGACCCGGGGAAAAAGAAGACGGAGGAGTAA
- a CDS encoding PBP1A family penicillin-binding protein: MASTLAYYSHLAGQYDLSKLGEMPERTVVLDATGEILGRMHGENRIVVPLSQVSPFFIKALLAREDARFYNHSGIDYKGVIRAAVRNIKDGKVVQGASTITMQLARNSYPDLNDRSFHRKLVEMMLARRIERYWTKEQILEHYVNRIFFGTNLYGIQRASQVYFGKHASQLNLSEAAVIAGIIRSPVRFSPFRNFDSSLKERDDVLKRMLLTKVITQEEELAARYADIAVSAQPAFQSQGGYALDAVRRDLDRILEESETEDGGLIVYTTLNQELQTLAENSVETRLAAVEKLPGYKHITKAFFDSTWNGTQEVPSTPYLQGAMAILDNETGGLLALVGGRDYRQSKYNRAIQGQRQIGSTVKPFVYATAIASGFLPGTYIDDAPIQPGEIEGADPKWSPQNSDGKFSGQQTLMTGLVQSRNTMTIRVGNYAGLDRVLHLIGDAGIGDHAERTPQVFIGNLGGTPRDLTSAFSIFPNDGIRRRPFLIDKITDKAGNILYSTSLLESDVVSPGVAHLMRRILGQVMDRGTAASVRSEHKFKEPAGGKTGTTNDYKDAWFAGYTDRVTCAVWVGLDKPQTIVDQGYGSRLAIPIWADVVKKATDLGYIPAGQRVEPQLGTVQLCHLSSQLATPACHASGTAYEEQLPFDLVPQGYCGAHQGVIAGPPPGFEPPRARGSGFFNRIRSWFD, encoded by the coding sequence ATGGCCTCCACGCTTGCTTATTATTCTCACCTCGCCGGCCAGTATGATCTCAGCAAGCTCGGTGAAATGCCGGAGCGCACCGTCGTCCTGGATGCCACGGGAGAGATACTGGGCCGCATGCACGGGGAAAACCGCATCGTTGTCCCCCTCAGCCAGGTCTCGCCTTTCTTTATTAAGGCGCTGCTAGCCCGCGAAGACGCCCGTTTTTACAATCATTCCGGCATTGATTACAAAGGCGTCATCCGGGCTGCCGTGAGGAATATCAAAGACGGCAAAGTCGTCCAGGGGGCTAGCACGATCACCATGCAGCTGGCCCGCAACAGCTACCCTGACCTCAATGACCGTAGTTTCCATAGGAAACTGGTGGAAATGATGCTGGCGCGCCGCATTGAGCGATACTGGACCAAGGAGCAGATCCTGGAGCATTACGTCAACCGCATTTTTTTTGGCACCAACCTCTACGGTATCCAGCGCGCCAGCCAGGTGTATTTTGGCAAGCACGCCAGCCAGCTCAACCTGAGCGAGGCAGCCGTCATTGCCGGCATCATCCGCAGCCCGGTGCGCTTTTCACCCTTCCGCAATTTCGACAGCTCGCTCAAGGAGCGTGACGACGTGCTCAAGCGCATGCTCCTCACCAAGGTCATCACTCAGGAAGAAGAACTTGCCGCCCGTTATGCGGACATTGCCGTCAGCGCCCAGCCCGCTTTCCAAAGTCAGGGTGGTTATGCCCTGGATGCCGTCCGTCGGGATCTGGACCGCATCCTGGAGGAAAGTGAAACGGAGGATGGCGGCCTCATCGTGTACACCACCCTCAATCAGGAACTGCAAACCCTGGCTGAAAATTCTGTCGAAACCCGGCTCGCCGCTGTCGAAAAACTGCCGGGTTACAAGCACATCACCAAAGCCTTCTTCGACTCCACTTGGAATGGCACCCAGGAGGTTCCCTCAACGCCCTATCTCCAGGGTGCCATGGCCATCCTGGATAATGAAACGGGCGGCTTGCTGGCCCTCGTCGGCGGGCGCGATTACCGTCAGAGCAAATACAACCGCGCCATCCAGGGCCAGCGCCAGATCGGCTCCACCGTCAAGCCCTTCGTCTATGCGACCGCCATCGCCAGCGGCTTTCTTCCCGGCACTTACATTGATGACGCCCCCATCCAGCCCGGCGAGATCGAAGGTGCGGATCCCAAGTGGTCGCCACAAAACAGCGATGGCAAATTCTCCGGCCAGCAGACCCTCATGACCGGCCTCGTCCAGAGCCGCAACACCATGACCATCCGTGTGGGGAACTACGCCGGACTCGACCGCGTCCTCCATCTCATCGGGGACGCCGGTATCGGTGACCATGCCGAGCGCACCCCCCAGGTCTTCATTGGCAACCTCGGCGGCACGCCTCGCGATCTCACCAGCGCCTTCAGCATCTTTCCCAACGACGGCATCCGCCGCCGCCCCTTTCTCATTGATAAGATCACTGATAAAGCGGGTAACATCCTTTACAGCACCAGCCTGCTCGAATCCGATGTCGTCAGCCCCGGCGTCGCCCATCTCATGCGCCGCATCCTTGGCCAGGTCATGGACCGTGGCACCGCCGCCAGCGTCCGCAGTGAGCATAAGTTTAAAGAACCCGCCGGTGGCAAAACTGGCACCACCAATGATTACAAAGATGCCTGGTTCGCCGGTTATACGGACCGCGTCACCTGCGCCGTCTGGGTCGGACTGGATAAACCGCAAACCATTGTAGACCAGGGATACGGTAGCCGCCTGGCCATCCCTATCTGGGCGGATGTTGTCAAAAAAGCCACCGATCTCGGCTACATCCCGGCCGGTCAGCGTGTGGAGCCCCAGCTTGGTACCGTGCAGCTCTGCCACCTCAGCAGCCAGCTGGCCACTCCCGCCTGTCATGCCAGCGGCACTGCCTATGAGGAGCAGCTCCCTTTCGATCTCGTCCCTCAGGGCTATTGTGGTGCCCACCAGGGTGTCATTGCCGGCCCACCGCCCGGTTTTGAGCCCCCCCGTGCGAGAGGCTCTGGTTTCTTCAACCGTATCCGCAGCTGGTTTGATTGA
- a CDS encoding nucleotide sugar dehydrogenase translates to MNVSIFGLGYVGAVTSGCLAELGHGIIGADVQQAKVDAFNRGFSPIIEPELDDLLQKAKREGRLSATTNAADAVAQSDASIICVGTPSLESGRLNLDFVRKVSEQISTVLRASGKKHILLFRSTMLPGSTRAMVTDFFEDLRAAGQVRIYYCPEFLREGTAVKDFREPSLAVVGTHDGKEPESDEAKQLLGGSPSVLGWEGAEMIKYSCNYFHALKVGFANEIGRVCKFLGEDGARVMDVVCSDTRLNISRYYMKPGNPYGGSCLPKDVSALLSLARQEGISLPLLDNTLDTNQAHLDLLIKLITGKGRRKIGLLGLAFKADTDDLRGSPMVAVAETLLGRGYELRIYDPSLNLSRLIGANEAEIQRRMPHLASLLKPGAREVIEDSELIVASQKCVAMEELGTWVKPEQAVIDVNGWRELKTLPWQYEGLCW, encoded by the coding sequence ATGAACGTCAGCATTTTTGGACTGGGTTATGTGGGAGCCGTCACCTCCGGGTGCCTGGCGGAACTGGGTCATGGTATCATTGGTGCCGATGTGCAGCAGGCAAAGGTGGATGCGTTTAACCGGGGGTTCTCACCCATCATTGAACCAGAGCTGGATGATCTTCTGCAAAAGGCGAAGCGTGAGGGCCGTCTGTCAGCCACGACCAATGCGGCAGACGCGGTGGCGCAGAGCGATGCGAGCATCATCTGCGTGGGCACGCCCTCCCTGGAATCCGGCCGGCTGAACCTGGACTTTGTGAGAAAGGTGAGCGAGCAAATCTCCACCGTGCTGAGGGCAAGCGGCAAGAAGCATATCCTGCTTTTCCGCAGCACGATGCTGCCAGGCAGTACGCGGGCGATGGTGACGGATTTTTTCGAAGATCTGCGGGCGGCTGGCCAGGTGCGCATTTACTACTGCCCGGAGTTTTTACGTGAAGGCACGGCGGTGAAGGATTTTCGTGAGCCTTCCCTTGCGGTGGTGGGGACCCATGACGGAAAAGAACCGGAGAGCGACGAGGCGAAGCAACTGCTGGGCGGGTCTCCATCCGTGCTGGGATGGGAGGGGGCTGAGATGATCAAATACTCCTGCAATTACTTCCATGCGCTGAAGGTGGGATTTGCCAATGAGATCGGCCGGGTCTGCAAGTTCCTGGGGGAGGACGGGGCACGGGTGATGGATGTGGTGTGCTCGGACACGCGTCTGAATATTTCCCGATATTACATGAAGCCTGGGAATCCGTATGGGGGATCCTGCCTGCCAAAAGACGTGAGTGCACTGCTCTCCCTGGCCCGCCAGGAAGGAATCTCCCTGCCGTTGCTGGACAATACATTGGATACCAACCAAGCGCACCTGGACCTGCTGATCAAGCTGATCACGGGCAAGGGACGGCGGAAGATCGGCCTCCTGGGGCTGGCCTTCAAAGCAGATACGGATGACCTGCGCGGCAGCCCGATGGTGGCTGTGGCGGAGACTTTGTTAGGCCGGGGATACGAACTGCGGATCTATGACCCGAGCTTGAATCTGTCCCGGCTGATCGGGGCAAATGAGGCGGAAATCCAAAGACGAATGCCTCACCTGGCCTCGCTTTTGAAGCCAGGTGCGCGGGAGGTGATCGAGGACAGCGAGCTGATCGTGGCCTCGCAGAAATGCGTGGCCATGGAGGAACTTGGCACGTGGGTGAAGCCGGAGCAGGCGGTCATTGATGTCAACGGCTGGCGGGAGCTGAAGACACTGCCGTGGCAGTATGAGGGGCTGTGCTGGTAA
- a CDS encoding PDZ domain-containing protein: MKTPFIHLWAAALLAGTAPLQAEWRAPLEDKELTNGDQTLAPLADLEGQVQKCTALLMDKKGKAVATATWVGKEGYFITKASEVPRLEECTLKRASAPEASIREIRRDTQHDLVLAQAIQVQGVTPVRFDSSKELTFGQWLASPSLAKDLKIGVVSAQRRTIKGFGAAIGIRMEDKVPGEAGGVRIIGVAEDSPAASAGLKTNDIMLELAGETVSEFRRVNEIISKRQPGEEIVVKFKRGNKEDQLHVRLASRTKVLANWDGEDFANGGISIRTDNFTEVLQHDVPLSPADMGGPLVDLNGRAVGINIARVDRVTTFALPGELFWPMVQKWIKADRNPPKAVPAKMVKSASPESGKNEAARKPRG, from the coding sequence ATGAAAACACCCTTTATTCATCTATGGGCAGCCGCTTTGCTAGCCGGCACCGCGCCTCTTCAGGCCGAATGGCGTGCCCCGTTGGAGGACAAAGAGTTGACCAATGGCGACCAGACCCTGGCTCCTCTGGCAGACCTGGAGGGTCAGGTGCAGAAATGCACGGCGCTCCTGATGGACAAAAAAGGCAAAGCCGTGGCCACGGCCACCTGGGTGGGCAAAGAGGGATATTTCATCACCAAGGCCAGCGAGGTGCCACGCCTGGAAGAATGCACCCTGAAACGGGCATCTGCCCCGGAGGCCAGCATCCGCGAGATCCGCCGGGATACCCAGCATGATCTGGTGCTGGCGCAGGCCATCCAGGTGCAGGGGGTGACTCCGGTGCGGTTTGACTCCTCCAAAGAGCTGACCTTTGGACAGTGGCTGGCGAGCCCGTCCCTGGCCAAAGATTTGAAAATCGGCGTGGTGAGTGCTCAGCGGCGGACGATCAAGGGATTTGGCGCGGCGATCGGCATCCGGATGGAAGACAAAGTGCCCGGAGAGGCGGGTGGTGTGCGCATCATCGGCGTGGCGGAGGACAGCCCTGCCGCGTCCGCCGGACTGAAGACCAATGACATCATGCTGGAGCTGGCCGGGGAAACCGTCAGCGAATTTCGCCGGGTGAATGAGATCATCTCCAAACGCCAGCCGGGTGAGGAGATCGTGGTGAAATTCAAGCGGGGGAACAAGGAAGACCAGTTGCATGTGCGCCTGGCCAGCCGGACGAAAGTGCTGGCCAACTGGGACGGGGAGGACTTTGCCAACGGTGGCATCTCCATCCGCACGGATAACTTTACCGAGGTGCTGCAGCACGATGTACCGCTGAGCCCGGCAGACATGGGCGGACCGCTGGTGGATCTGAACGGACGTGCCGTAGGCATCAACATCGCCCGGGTGGACCGGGTGACGACCTTTGCTCTGCCCGGCGAGCTTTTCTGGCCTATGGTGCAAAAATGGATCAAAGCGGACCGCAATCCACCCAAAGCGGTGCCTGCGAAAATGGTAAAATCTGCCAGTCCTGAAAGTGGAAAGAATGAAGCTGCGCGGAAGCCACGAGGGTAA
- a CDS encoding trypsin-like peptidase domain-containing protein: MRYGFLLGLLGLMFHLPETGIAAEAGGPKVFLELQEKVQTLLPKVRPAVVAILTGDGTASGVIMNKEGLVLTAAHVAERPGRELRVVMENGEVVRATTLGLDKTTDAALMQMNDTDRQWPHIQVSRKVIEAQPGEWCFALGHPGGYDEERGVVLRVGRIVKQTANSLQTDCVLMGGDSGGPLFNLKGEVIGIHSLIWEGRDENMHVSMAPFLRSWNAMKSSVVIRTWGIGSGGYLGLATEMNTQGALEVVEVIAGSPSEKAGVKTGDIILALNGESVTDLPQFTHAVRVRPAGEEVQLKLRHSDGERDVKIKLGTRPTF; the protein is encoded by the coding sequence ATGAGATACGGTTTCCTTCTTGGGCTCCTGGGGCTGATGTTTCATCTGCCTGAGACTGGCATTGCCGCAGAGGCGGGAGGGCCGAAGGTTTTTCTGGAACTGCAGGAGAAGGTGCAAACGCTGCTGCCAAAGGTGCGGCCGGCCGTGGTGGCCATCCTGACGGGGGACGGCACGGCCAGCGGAGTGATCATGAACAAAGAGGGCCTGGTGCTGACGGCAGCGCATGTGGCCGAAAGACCCGGACGGGAGCTGCGCGTGGTGATGGAAAACGGGGAGGTGGTACGTGCCACGACCCTGGGGCTGGACAAGACGACCGATGCTGCCCTGATGCAAATGAACGACACGGACCGCCAGTGGCCGCACATCCAGGTATCCCGGAAGGTCATCGAAGCGCAGCCCGGAGAGTGGTGCTTCGCGCTGGGGCATCCGGGGGGTTACGATGAAGAACGGGGCGTGGTGCTGCGGGTGGGGAGGATCGTCAAACAAACGGCGAACTCGCTGCAAACGGACTGTGTTTTGATGGGAGGCGACTCCGGAGGACCGCTGTTTAATCTCAAAGGTGAAGTCATCGGCATCCACAGCCTGATCTGGGAGGGGCGGGATGAGAACATGCATGTCTCCATGGCGCCATTTTTGCGATCCTGGAACGCCATGAAAAGCAGTGTGGTGATCCGCACCTGGGGCATCGGCAGCGGTGGCTACCTGGGGCTGGCCACGGAAATGAACACCCAGGGGGCGCTGGAGGTGGTGGAAGTCATCGCCGGATCACCGTCTGAAAAAGCTGGAGTCAAAACGGGGGATATCATCCTGGCGCTCAATGGCGAGTCAGTGACGGATCTCCCCCAGTTTACCCACGCTGTGCGTGTGAGGCCGGCAGGAGAGGAAGTGCAGTTGAAGCTGCGCCATTCCGATGGTGAACGCGATGTGAAAATCAAACTGGGCACGCGCCCGACATTTTGA